Proteins encoded within one genomic window of Candidatus Hepatoplasma crinochetorum Av:
- a CDS encoding acetate/propionate family kinase codes for MKKILILNVGSSSCKFQIFTKELKLLGKGLIDRIGITGTSFFYKDINNKQIKEKKDFEYKDFAEEFKRFINDNNICKFEEFYLMVHRVVMGSEVFPENIIVKDWKTIEKIEKLTPLAPLHQPYNVIALKEFFGKYKDTKHVVCFDTTFHSTIPEKNFIFTIPYQFYKNYKIRRYGAHGTSHQYITERLSNFLNKKNVTFINLHLGNGASVCLIKDSKSYDTSMGLTPLGGLMMGTRSGDLDPSIVFYLINQKKLDPNDVENIFIKKSGLLGIYGKSSDMRDVISGEEKKEKRAILARELFIKRINDYIATYLNEVEKVEAITFTGGIGENDLDLIKRVFKNFHLKKIKIKQDKFDRNLDINLLSEKDSEIPIYIIKTNEELQMAKIAKILLKEL; via the coding sequence ATGAAGAAAATACTAATTTTAAATGTTGGTAGTTCCTCATGTAAATTTCAAATTTTTACAAAAGAATTAAAATTATTAGGAAAAGGTTTGATTGATAGAATTGGAATTACAGGAACAAGTTTTTTTTATAAAGACATTAATAATAAACAAATTAAAGAAAAGAAAGATTTTGAATATAAAGACTTTGCAGAAGAATTTAAAAGATTTATTAACGATAATAATATTTGTAAATTTGAAGAATTTTATTTAATGGTTCATCGCGTAGTAATGGGATCGGAAGTATTTCCGGAAAATATCATTGTAAAAGACTGAAAAACAATTGAAAAAATAGAAAAATTAACTCCTTTAGCTCCTCTCCATCAACCTTATAATGTAATCGCATTAAAAGAGTTTTTTGGAAAATATAAGGATACTAAACATGTTGTTTGTTTTGATACAACTTTTCACTCTACAATTCCTGAAAAAAATTTTATTTTTACAATACCTTATCAATTTTATAAAAATTATAAAATTAGAAGATATGGAGCACATGGAACAAGTCATCAATACATTACAGAAAGATTATCTAATTTCCTTAATAAAAAAAATGTTACATTTATTAATTTACATTTAGGAAATGGTGCTAGTGTTTGCTTAATAAAAGATTCTAAATCATATGATACATCAATGGGTCTTACTCCTCTTGGAGGACTTATGATGGGAACAAGATCAGGAGATCTTGATCCATCAATTGTTTTTTATTTAATTAATCAAAAAAAATTAGACCCTAATGATGTTGAAAATATTTTTATTAAAAAATCAGGACTTTTGGGTATTTATGGAAAATCTTCTGATATGCGTGATGTTATATCAGGAGAAGAAAAAAAGGAAAAAAGAGCAATTTTAGCAAGAGAGTTATTTATCAAAAGAATAAATGATTATATTGCAACTTATTTAAATGAAGTTGAAAAAGTGGAGGCGATTACTTTTACAGGAGGAATAGGGGAAAATGATCTTGATTTGATTAAACGAGTGTTTAAAAATTTTCATCTTAAGAAAATTAAAATAAAACAAGATAAGTTTGATCGAAATTTAGATATTAATTTATTATCTGAAAAAGATTCAGAAATTCCTATTTATATAATTAAAACAAATGAAGAATTACAAATGGCTAAAATAGCAAAAATTTTATTAAAAGAATTATAA
- the lepA gene encoding translation elongation factor 4, translating into MKKENIRNFAIIAHIDHGKSTLADRILEFTHSVTKREIHNQMLDTMDLERERGITIKLNAVQIEYQYQNQIYQLNLIDTPGHVDFTYEVSRSLAASEGAILLVDATQGVQPQTIANLYLAIENDLKIIPVINKIDSENANILKTKQEIKEILGIDASDAPLISAKTGKNIEEVLIKIINDIPPPLNADDNLPLKGLVFDAYFDSYQGVILFVKIFQGFITKNQKLTFIQSKTDLDVISVGVNTPKEKVKEKLNAGETGWIITNIKDIKKISIGDTLTTRENKDKIKALPGYRPSKPMVFSGFYPLDTEKYQGLEEALDKISLSDSSLSYEKENSKALGFGFRVGFLGLLHLEIIQERIEREFKIPVIATIPSVIYKVTLTNKKIKYIQNPVDFPDKSYILQIEEPYVKVTIYSPENYMGKLIEYVHSKRGIYQNLEIYSEKMNALIYHLPLGEIVFDFFNAVKSISKGYASFDYEQIGYQKGDLVKLDFLIAKEQVDAFSRIVDRKNAYQIAKVMVEKLKEIVPRQNFEIAIQAVIGGKVIARETVKAYRKDVTGYLYGGDVSRKKKLLEKQKKGKKKMKQIGSVTLPKNAFIDVLKTK; encoded by the coding sequence ATGAAAAAAGAAAACATCCGTAATTTTGCAATTATTGCACATATCGATCATGGAAAATCAACTCTTGCTGATCGTATTTTAGAGTTTACTCATTCTGTTACAAAAAGAGAAATTCATAATCAAATGTTAGATACAATGGATCTTGAAAGAGAACGTGGAATTACAATTAAATTAAATGCTGTACAAATTGAGTATCAATATCAAAACCAGATTTATCAATTAAATTTAATTGATACTCCTGGTCATGTTGATTTTACATATGAAGTTTCTCGTTCACTTGCAGCTTCAGAAGGAGCAATTCTTTTAGTTGATGCAACACAAGGTGTCCAGCCCCAAACAATTGCTAATCTTTATCTTGCAATCGAAAATGATTTAAAAATTATTCCTGTAATTAATAAAATTGATAGTGAAAATGCCAATATTTTAAAAACAAAACAAGAGATAAAAGAAATTCTAGGAATTGATGCTTCTGATGCTCCACTTATTTCTGCAAAAACAGGAAAGAATATCGAAGAAGTATTAATAAAAATAATAAATGATATTCCACCTCCATTAAATGCAGATGATAATCTACCATTAAAAGGATTAGTATTTGATGCTTATTTTGATAGTTATCAAGGTGTTATTTTATTTGTAAAGATCTTTCAAGGATTTATTACAAAAAATCAAAAATTAACTTTTATTCAATCAAAAACAGATCTTGATGTAATAAGTGTTGGTGTTAATACTCCAAAAGAAAAAGTTAAAGAAAAGCTAAATGCTGGAGAAACCGGTTGAATTATTACAAATATTAAAGATATTAAAAAAATATCAATCGGAGATACTCTTACTACAAGAGAAAATAAAGATAAAATAAAAGCACTTCCTGGTTATAGACCATCAAAGCCAATGGTTTTTTCCGGATTTTATCCACTTGATACAGAAAAATATCAAGGATTGGAAGAAGCACTAGATAAAATTTCTCTTTCCGATTCTTCTCTTAGCTATGAAAAAGAAAATTCAAAAGCATTAGGATTTGGATTTAGAGTTGGTTTTCTTGGATTATTACATCTTGAAATTATCCAAGAAAGAATTGAACGAGAATTTAAAATTCCTGTAATTGCAACAATCCCTTCTGTAATCTATAAAGTTACACTTACAAATAAAAAAATAAAATATATTCAAAATCCTGTTGATTTTCCTGATAAATCTTATATTTTGCAAATTGAAGAACCCTATGTAAAAGTCACAATTTATTCTCCTGAAAATTATATGGGAAAATTAATTGAATATGTTCATAGTAAAAGAGGGATTTATCAGAATCTTGAAATCTATAGTGAAAAGATGAATGCATTAATTTATCATCTTCCACTTGGTGAAATTGTTTTTGATTTTTTTAATGCAGTAAAATCAATTTCAAAAGGTTATGCTTCTTTTGATTATGAACAAATCGGATATCAAAAAGGTGATCTTGTAAAATTAGATTTCTTAATTGCAAAAGAACAAGTTGATGCTTTTTCTCGAATTGTTGATCGTAAAAATGCTTATCAAATTGCAAAAGTAATGGTTGAAAAATTAAAAGAGATCGTTCCTAGACAAAATTTTGAAATTGCAATTCAAGCTGTAATTGGGGGGAAAGTAATTGCGCGAGAGACTGTAAAAGCTTATCGTAAAGATGTAACAGGTTATCTTTATGGAGGAGATGTCTCAAGAAAGAAAAAATTACTAGAAAAGCAAAAAAAAGGAAAGAAAAAAATGAAACAGATTGGATCAGTAACTCTTCCTAAAAATGCTTTTATAGATGTTTTGAAAACAAAATAG
- the lpdA gene encoding dihydrolipoyl dehydrogenase: protein MFDLIILGGGPGGYELASNAARKGLKTAIVEKGRFGGTCVTVGCIPSKAFLHAEKVFSEAKEGKNIGINLKEISFDQKQLVKYKDQKVTFLTQAAEMKVKRSGAKIYKGFGKIKETSKAQDFKILINDQEEISGKNLVIATGSEVFYPPIPGLNKNDKTVIDSEKALALFEIPKKLVIMGGGVIGLELGTFFAGIGSEVTIVELAPKIAGPFDYEISLKLQQELEAKKKIKFLLEHKVSEVLNKEVICVDKNDKKIKLPFDKLLVAAGRKPFIKDFGLENLRVYIEKGAIVTDENLKTNVPGLYAIGDVNGKSMLAHTAYREGEIVLENILGNKIKINYDQIPSVIYCTPEVGEIGINEDLAKKQGIEIRTKKIPMLYSGRFVIEVGNYAGKNFDGLLKIILKKSTDEIIGISLLGNYSSEIINMASVLINKRYNSKSLKDVVFAHPTVGEIIKTAILE, encoded by the coding sequence ATGTTTGATTTAATTATCTTAGGAGGAGGACCTGGTGGCTATGAGCTTGCCTCTAATGCTGCAAGAAAAGGTCTTAAAACAGCAATAGTTGAAAAAGGTAGATTCGGAGGAACTTGCGTTACTGTTGGATGTATTCCTTCCAAAGCATTTTTACATGCAGAAAAGGTTTTTTCAGAAGCAAAAGAAGGAAAAAATATTGGAATTAATTTAAAAGAAATAAGTTTTGATCAAAAACAATTAGTTAAATATAAAGATCAAAAAGTTACATTTTTAACACAAGCAGCAGAAATGAAAGTAAAAAGATCAGGAGCAAAAATTTATAAAGGTTTTGGAAAGATTAAAGAAACTTCAAAAGCACAAGATTTTAAAATTTTGATTAATGATCAAGAAGAAATTAGTGGAAAAAATCTTGTTATTGCAACAGGATCAGAAGTTTTTTATCCACCAATTCCTGGATTAAATAAAAATGATAAAACAGTAATTGATTCAGAAAAGGCTCTTGCGCTTTTTGAAATTCCTAAAAAACTTGTAATTATGGGTGGAGGAGTTATTGGTCTTGAACTTGGAACTTTTTTTGCAGGAATTGGTTCCGAAGTTACAATTGTAGAATTGGCACCAAAAATTGCTGGACCTTTTGATTATGAAATTTCTTTAAAATTACAACAAGAATTAGAAGCAAAGAAAAAAATAAAATTTTTATTAGAACATAAAGTTTCTGAAGTTTTAAACAAGGAAGTTATTTGTGTAGATAAAAATGATAAAAAGATTAAATTACCTTTTGATAAATTACTTGTAGCAGCAGGAAGAAAACCATTTATAAAAGATTTTGGATTAGAAAATTTAAGAGTTTATATTGAAAAAGGGGCAATTGTAACTGATGAAAATTTAAAAACAAATGTTCCTGGACTTTATGCGATTGGCGATGTAAATGGTAAATCAATGCTTGCTCATACTGCTTATCGCGAAGGAGAGATTGTTCTTGAAAATATTTTAGGTAATAAAATAAAAATCAATTATGATCAAATTCCATCTGTTATTTATTGCACTCCTGAAGTTGGAGAAATTGGAATAAATGAAGATTTAGCAAAAAAACAAGGAATTGAAATTAGAACAAAAAAAATTCCAATGTTATATTCAGGAAGATTTGTAATTGAAGTCGGAAATTATGCTGGAAAAAATTTTGATGGTTTATTAAAAATAATCTTAAAAAAATCAACTGATGAGATAATTGGTATTTCATTATTAGGAAATTACTCTTCTGAAATTATTAATATGGCTTCAGTTTTAATTAATAAAAGATATAATTCAAAATCTTTAAAAGATGTTGTATTTGCTCATCCAACAGTAGGGGAAATTATCAAAACAGCAATACTTGAATAA
- a CDS encoding thiamine diphosphokinase, which yields MKKCLITTKKLHKRKINWDDYDFFIGVERGAKFIYNQKGLKNKYYISDFDSLLDYQKKLKKTGNLILLEKNKNFADTEEAIKYALKIGYQKKGLEIFVNEDLGRKDHLINIFNISRKYQVLIYGNKFKITPILENENVIIKKENYKYFSIFVFEKTEITTKGLKWDLNKKEFNLESTTNLISNQIIAEQCKVKFSKLSLIIQAND from the coding sequence ATGAAAAAATGTTTGATAACAACAAAAAAATTACATAAAAGAAAAATAAATTGGGATGACTATGATTTTTTTATTGGTGTGGAAAGAGGAGCAAAATTTATTTATAATCAAAAGGGTTTAAAAAATAAATATTATATTTCTGATTTTGATAGTTTGTTAGATTATCAAAAAAAATTAAAAAAAACAGGTAATTTAATTCTTTTAGAAAAAAATAAAAATTTTGCTGACACCGAAGAAGCAATTAAATATGCTCTTAAAATTGGATATCAAAAAAAAGGTTTAGAAATATTTGTAAATGAAGATCTTGGACGAAAAGATCATTTAATAAATATTTTTAATATTAGCAGAAAATATCAAGTTTTAATTTATGGAAATAAATTTAAAATTACACCGATTTTAGAAAATGAAAATGTAATTATTAAAAAAGAAAATTATAAATATTTTTCTATTTTTGTATTTGAAAAAACAGAAATTACAACAAAGGGATTAAAATGAGATTTAAACAAAAAAGAATTTAACTTAGAAAGCACAACAAATTTAATATCAAATCAAATAATTGCTGAGCAATGTAAAGTTAAATTCTCTAAATTAAGTTTAATAATACAAGCAAATGATTAA
- a CDS encoding phosphate acyltransferase produces the protein MIKEKINFKDLKEKIKRYQKEIIILSTDNDQRFFEAKKIIEKNFDNLKYIKIDDNFIKNYSQNEKERLFNLYKDLRNGKEDLEKLEKNFSNPNYFANLLLRENRADGIVSGSTHPTSEILRPSFQILKTKIPDVPVSSFMWLERENTKDLFFADISVNPNPSSLELANIAIQTANSVKNIFKIEPIIAMLSFSTLGSGGDNPLVLKIREATDIVKKDSNYKVIGEIQWDAAYDPNIFKIKVNDPNFETLPNIFIFPDLNSGNIGYKIAATLGDFKAIGPLLQNIKKPVNDLSRGAKVEEIVDLVIITALQVINNN, from the coding sequence ATGATTAAAGAAAAAATTAATTTTAAAGATTTAAAAGAGAAAATAAAAAGATATCAAAAAGAAATCATTATTTTATCAACAGATAATGATCAAAGATTTTTTGAAGCAAAAAAAATAATTGAGAAAAATTTTGATAATCTTAAATATATTAAAATAGATGATAATTTTATAAAAAATTATAGTCAAAATGAAAAAGAAAGATTATTTAATCTTTACAAAGATTTAAGAAATGGAAAAGAAGATTTAGAAAAATTAGAGAAAAATTTTAGTAATCCAAATTATTTTGCTAATTTACTACTTAGAGAAAATAGAGCTGATGGAATAGTTTCTGGTTCTACTCATCCTACTTCAGAAATTTTAAGACCAAGTTTTCAAATTTTAAAAACAAAAATACCAGATGTTCCTGTTTCATCTTTTATGTGATTAGAAAGAGAAAATACTAAAGATTTATTTTTTGCAGATATCTCTGTTAATCCTAATCCTTCTAGTTTAGAATTGGCAAATATTGCAATTCAAACAGCTAATTCTGTAAAAAATATCTTTAAAATTGAACCAATAATTGCAATGCTTTCATTTTCAACATTAGGTTCAGGGGGAGACAATCCATTAGTTTTAAAAATAAGAGAAGCAACAGATATTGTTAAAAAAGATAGTAATTATAAGGTAATTGGTGAGATTCAATGAGATGCAGCTTATGATCCTAATATTTTTAAAATAAAAGTAAATGATCCTAATTTTGAAACATTACCGAATATATTTATTTTTCCTGATTTAAATAGTGGTAATATTGGATATAAAATTGCTGCTACTTTAGGAGATTTTAAAGCGATTGGACCTTTACTACAAAATATCAAAAAACCAGTAAATGATTTAAGTCGTGGAGCAAAAGTTGAAGAAATTGTTGATCTAGTAATCATTACAGCTTTACAGGTTATAAATAATAATTAA
- a CDS encoding DUF262 domain-containing protein: protein MNDSVQRIKLLDFFNYGSIYSVPVYQRKYVWNENNIKSLFEDIKDLEDENNPEKTLYLGNILINNDKNNKKWIVDGQQRITTFILFFKALIDSMENEIVDYHSYSHFEKYKFNLNKLIYMQDSDEPNKNKIRLKISEINNREKFEKLIDSNEYINIFNNNKELKKIKAKNKDNIFFNNYICFRELIREFLEEENIYDIIKIFKNIWIIQINLQENDNELKIFETLNSKGTPLNSIDLIKNIYFMKLHELEKEKNSDKKKIIEIEDEIKLFFEDLLFEKISEWGKKSNIEFTKIVKEYIIYKSIKSNNNYLKTIKLPKEKDPQDLYYKFKLIVEWEFNGFKTIDDISLSIKDFNKFLLIKDMVKKYKNISKKSNLKDYEVSLMIFNDLYTGSQFFPIIIQLLENENEVTLAKDYSKIEKVTKDFENSIFLLEKMIIKRQFVGKGTRLLTRTINKIKINNYNDLLEEFVEKYDFIPENDEFKEGLNKMDVYGEKGNDILKGFFWKIELNKRNIKNSYETIINHNRKEKFTIEHIMPKKLNKIWERSLGVENIINHKKFLNKLGNLTITADNSSISNKSFPEKKKNYKESILEINRKIAEYDHWDFEKINKRTKELTEIALQIWD from the coding sequence ATGAATGATTCTGTACAAAGAATAAAATTATTAGATTTTTTTAATTATGGGTCAATATATAGTGTTCCTGTATATCAAAGAAAATATGTTTGAAACGAAAATAATATTAAATCTCTTTTTGAGGATATTAAAGATTTAGAAGATGAAAATAATCCAGAAAAAACTTTATATTTAGGAAATATTTTAATTAATAATGATAAAAATAATAAAAAATGAATTGTTGATGGTCAACAAAGAATAACAACTTTTATTTTATTTTTTAAAGCTTTAATTGATTCAATGGAAAATGAGATTGTTGATTATCATTCTTATTCACATTTTGAGAAATATAAATTTAATTTAAATAAATTAATTTATATGCAAGATTCAGATGAACCAAATAAAAATAAAATTAGATTAAAAATAAGTGAAATTAATAATAGAGAGAAATTTGAAAAATTAATAGATAGTAATGAATATATAAATATTTTTAATAATAACAAGGAATTAAAAAAAATTAAAGCAAAAAATAAAGATAATATTTTTTTTAATAATTATATTTGTTTCCGTGAATTAATTAGAGAATTTTTAGAAGAGGAAAATATTTACGATATTATAAAAATTTTTAAAAATATTTGGATAATTCAAATTAATTTACAAGAAAATGATAATGAATTAAAAATATTTGAAACTTTGAATTCTAAAGGGACTCCTTTAAATTCAATAGATTTAATCAAAAATATTTATTTCATGAAATTACATGAACTTGAAAAGGAGAAAAATTCTGATAAAAAGAAAATAATAGAAATAGAAGATGAAATTAAATTATTTTTTGAAGATTTATTATTCGAAAAAATTTCTGAATGAGGTAAAAAAAGTAATATTGAGTTTACAAAAATTGTAAAAGAATATATTATTTATAAATCAATAAAAAGTAATAATAATTATTTAAAAACAATTAAATTACCAAAAGAAAAAGATCCTCAAGATTTATATTATAAATTTAAATTAATTGTAGAATGAGAATTTAATGGTTTTAAAACAATTGATGATATTTCATTATCAATTAAAGATTTTAATAAGTTTTTACTGATTAAAGATATGGTTAAAAAATATAAAAATATCTCAAAGAAAAGTAATTTAAAAGATTATGAAGTTTCTTTGATGATTTTTAATGATTTATATACAGGATCACAATTTTTTCCAATAATAATTCAATTATTAGAAAATGAAAATGAAGTAACATTAGCAAAAGATTATTCAAAAATTGAAAAAGTTACAAAAGATTTTGAAAATTCAATTTTTTTATTAGAAAAAATGATTATTAAAAGACAATTTGTAGGTAAAGGAACAAGACTTTTAACAAGAACAATTAATAAAATAAAAATTAATAATTATAATGATCTTTTAGAAGAATTTGTGGAAAAATATGATTTTATTCCAGAAAATGATGAGTTTAAAGAAGGATTAAATAAAATGGATGTTTATGGGGAAAAAGGCAATGATATTTTAAAAGGATTTTTTTGAAAAATTGAACTTAATAAAAGAAATATAAAAAATAGTTATGAAACAATAATCAATCATAATCGTAAAGAGAAATTTACAATCGAACATATAATGCCAAAAAAATTAAATAAGATTTGAGAAAGAAGTTTGGGGGTTGAAAATATTATTAATCATAAGAAATTTTTGAATAAATTAGGCAACCTTACAATTACTGCTGATAATAGCAGTATAAGTAACAAGTCATTTCCAGAAAAGAAAAAAAATTATAAAGAAAGCATTTTAGAAATAAATCGAAAAATTGCTGAATATGATCATTGAGATTTTGAAAAAATAAATAAAAGAACAAAAGAATTAACCGAAATAGCATTGCAAATATGAGATTAA
- a CDS encoding FAD-dependent oxidoreductase has protein sequence MNKEKIVFLGVNHAGTIAISTLLENNKDYEVVAIEKNDNCSFLGCGIALWISDVVKDPKGLFYSSKEQLEKQGAKIYLKHEVTNVDFKAKKVSFKDLKTNQAKEVIYDKLVISIGSKPFVPKFQSSNFQDWSNVITVKTYQNAQWIIDMLKREDIKKVSIIGAGYIGVELAEAVRIYGKETTMIDALERILQRYYDKDFTELMDKRLKQQEIKIELNQLVQDLIGKNGKVEKIKTNKIEIPTDLVIFAIGALPNTGLFKNSNLKMLPNGAIIVDKYQKTNIDNVYAIGDCATIYNTVTDKVDYIALASNAVRTGKVVAYNILGRKDKIDGASGSNAISIYGLNMVSTGLNFEAAKRAGFDPEESHIISEQKPAFMNEPHKVKVKVIYDKKTKLILGAQMASTYDISMGIHMFSLAIAKKTTIEELKYLDFFFLPRFNQPFNYINDLALKTKND, from the coding sequence TTGAATAAAGAAAAAATAGTTTTTTTAGGTGTTAATCATGCCGGAACTATTGCAATAAGCACACTTTTAGAGAATAATAAAGATTATGAAGTTGTTGCAATAGAAAAAAATGACAATTGTTCATTTTTAGGATGTGGTATAGCACTTTGAATTAGTGATGTTGTAAAAGATCCAAAAGGTTTATTTTATTCTTCAAAAGAACAATTAGAAAAACAAGGAGCAAAAATCTATTTAAAACATGAAGTTACAAATGTAGATTTTAAAGCAAAAAAAGTTTCTTTTAAAGATCTTAAAACAAATCAAGCAAAAGAAGTTATTTATGATAAATTAGTAATCTCGATTGGTTCAAAACCATTTGTCCCAAAATTTCAATCTTCTAATTTTCAAGATTGATCAAATGTTATTACTGTAAAAACATATCAAAATGCTCAATGAATTATTGATATGTTAAAAAGAGAAGATATTAAAAAAGTTTCAATAATTGGTGCTGGATATATTGGAGTTGAACTTGCTGAAGCTGTAAGAATATATGGTAAAGAAACAACAATGATTGATGCATTAGAACGTATCTTACAAAGATATTATGACAAAGATTTTACAGAATTAATGGATAAAAGATTAAAACAGCAAGAAATCAAAATTGAACTTAATCAATTAGTACAAGATTTAATTGGAAAAAATGGAAAAGTTGAAAAAATTAAAACAAATAAAATTGAAATTCCTACTGATCTTGTAATTTTTGCAATCGGAGCTTTACCAAATACAGGACTTTTCAAAAATAGTAATTTAAAAATGTTACCAAATGGAGCAATTATTGTTGATAAATATCAAAAAACAAATATTGATAATGTTTATGCAATTGGTGATTGTGCAACTATTTATAATACTGTAACAGATAAAGTTGATTATATTGCTCTTGCTTCTAATGCTGTAAGAACAGGAAAAGTTGTAGCATATAATATTTTAGGAAGAAAAGATAAAATTGATGGGGCTTCTGGTTCAAATGCAATTTCTATTTATGGTTTAAATATGGTTTCAACTGGTCTCAATTTTGAAGCTGCTAAAAGAGCAGGATTTGATCCAGAAGAATCACATATTATTTCTGAGCAAAAACCTGCTTTTATGAATGAACCACATAAAGTAAAAGTAAAAGTAATCTATGATAAAAAAACAAAACTTATTTTAGGAGCACAAATGGCTTCTACTTATGATATTTCTATGGGAATTCATATGTTTTCATTAGCAATTGCAAAGAAAACAACAATTGAAGAACTTAAATATCTTGACTTTTTCTTTTTACCAAGATTCAATCAGCCATTTAATTATATAAATGATCTTGCTTTAAAAACAAAAAATGATTAA
- a CDS encoding dihydrolipoamide acetyltransferase family protein, producing the protein MAKAIKAPKMGNTVESIILGDIKVKVGDTIKNGDVLFEYETDKSTTEFKSEDSGEVLKIFYEAGDEVKVLEPVILIGKKGEDISEWEKISKNEEISPKKEENTSEIKQEQQLSNDTSIKEKIQGQQNQSENQKIFVSPRAKMIAKSLDINLKNVDHISGVNNRIMEKDIIQNYYEDIDKKNIGQEFFHTKFTPVRKAIAKSMEDSLQHGAQLTLMAPFDATNLLKVRSIIKAKVEEKEVGIENSSINDLIVYVLARTLIEFPHINSLIGPDYYDAYSVAHVAIAVDAPKGLFVPVVRNASEISLNELTRISKELIIKTKEGKLSPKDQSGGTFTISNLGLSGVTAFTPILNPPQAALLGVGSPIKRLKMVKNGIVEYSEIILSLTMDHRPFDGAKGAEFLKELKQRLENVSYDQFK; encoded by the coding sequence ATGGCAAAAGCAATAAAAGCACCAAAAATGGGGAATACCGTAGAATCAATAATTTTAGGGGATATCAAAGTTAAAGTTGGAGATACAATTAAAAATGGAGATGTTCTTTTTGAATATGAAACTGATAAATCAACTACGGAATTTAAATCAGAAGATAGTGGTGAAGTTTTAAAAATATTTTATGAAGCGGGAGATGAAGTTAAAGTTCTTGAACCAGTTATTCTTATTGGTAAAAAAGGGGAAGATATTTCAGAATGAGAAAAAATTAGTAAAAATGAAGAAATTTCTCCTAAAAAAGAAGAGAATACTTCAGAAATAAAACAAGAGCAACAATTATCTAATGATACTTCAATAAAAGAAAAAATTCAAGGGCAGCAAAACCAAAGCGAAAATCAAAAAATATTTGTTTCTCCACGAGCAAAAATGATTGCAAAATCACTTGATATTAATTTAAAAAATGTCGATCATATTTCTGGTGTAAATAATCGAATAATGGAAAAAGATATTATTCAGAATTATTATGAAGATATAGACAAAAAAAATATCGGACAAGAATTTTTCCATACTAAATTTACACCTGTAAGAAAAGCAATTGCAAAATCAATGGAAGATTCATTGCAACATGGTGCTCAATTAACATTGATGGCTCCTTTTGATGCAACAAATTTATTAAAAGTTCGTAGTATTATTAAAGCAAAAGTAGAAGAAAAAGAAGTAGGAATTGAAAATTCATCAATAAATGATCTTATTGTTTATGTTCTTGCAAGAACATTAATAGAATTTCCTCATATTAATTCTTTAATTGGACCTGATTATTATGATGCTTATAGTGTTGCTCATGTTGCAATTGCTGTTGATGCACCAAAAGGGCTTTTTGTTCCTGTTGTTCGAAATGCATCAGAAATTTCATTGAATGAACTTACAAGAATATCAAAAGAATTAATTATTAAAACAAAAGAAGGGAAATTATCACCAAAAGATCAAAGTGGAGGGACATTTACAATTAGTAATTTAGGACTTTCAGGTGTAACTGCGTTTACACCAATTTTAAATCCACCGCAAGCAGCACTTTTAGGAGTAGGATCACCAATTAAACGGTTAAAAATGGTGAAAAATGGAATAGTGGAATATAGTGAAATTATATTATCACTTACTATGGATCATCGTCCTTTTGATGGTGCTAAAGGAGCGGAATTTTTAAAAGAATTAAAACAAAGATTAGAAAATGTTTCATATGATCAATTTAAATAG